CTTGCATGATCTCCAATCTTTTACAAACTCTACAAATGTTGCCCATGTTGCTTGAAGTATCAATGAGCACCATAATGCGAAAGccattttttattcaacttcAAAGAGATAATGTCAATCCACTGTTGATGCATGGAATTTTTGTTAACAAAACTTTatgtagaataattattttagaaaatcaatttggatgcataaaaacataatagatATAAGCActaaaaaatggtaaaataatgattatattcTTACCTTGATCTATGATACCAATAATACTTTTGCAGTGAACTTGAGTTACGTTGTGAATTATTTCTTGTCAAGAtcttcaactcactactctcatatagtggatgagTCACTTGTGTGGTGTATGTTATTATAagtaaaactataaaaaaaaacataagaatgagagtgtgGCTTGGGACCTTAACCTTATAAAAGAGATTTATAACTCTTAATCTTCCCATCAACGATTACGTGGGagttatattcattatttacaAACATTATATACAAATCAATAGATAATTGTGAGTTACCAACTTGAATGCATTTGTGTGATAGTATAGGCTATACTTTTCCATCTTCCTCCACTACTCATAAACtttatgtacaaattaaatCTTATAATGATGgagttacaaaagttgtaacactatattcatttatatgaaaattttctagctccccatttataatttgttttctataCATAAAACTCTTGgatcaattgattaatttacctatcaattgatactcttaaataatatatatcaatttattacATAGATATAATTATGAATGGTCAcacattatagaaaaaaattgctAATAATCTTCGATTTGGCCTACATAATTATAGTTATAATAGATTAAAACAAATATGTCCAAaacaatttcttaaaaattggCTTCCTTTAAAGATTATGTTTCATGGAACCACTAATGCCAAATCATTGAAATGATTGGATCACACAACGATCCAATATTCTTCAAAGATTATAGTACTAGCACCTCCATTAACATAAATCAATGACTTCTATGGAATTATCAACATTAAGGTGATAATTCATTCACATAATGGTCTCATTAACTTTTAAGCATTTAGATTGTGCACAAAATTGATGTATAAAAGTAACATAATAATAACCATCAATACATCATAATCAAGaactttattttcattataatgTAATCACATACATTACACTCTCAATTAGTCTAAAATTGACAAACTTGCCACTAAGTTCATGTGTGCAACATAATCCTTAAAAAGTTTAGGTGAAAGGCCTTTAGTCATTGGATTTCCCAACATGAATGTATTTTCAATATGTTTCATAGAGACAACTCTATTTTCAACTCTCTCCCTTACAAGCAGATACTTAATATCAATGTGCTTTAATCCTTCtgtagttttattatttttagagaattgcACAACAACAttattatcacaatatattCTCAATGGTCTCATTATCGAATCAACAAGAAGTAGTCCTAAGAACAAGTTTCTCAACCATATTGCATGTGGCTTCCTAACATGTTGCATATTTTAACCCCATTGTAGAAGAAGCTATCAATAATTGCTTATGACTCTTCCATGAAATAGGTCCATTAGATAGCATAAAAATATAGCTAGATGTAGACCTTCTGGTATCTTGAGAGCTAGTAGAATCAGAATCAAAATAACCAATGATCTCTAGATTATTTGTTCTTCTGTATGTAAGCAAGTAGTCCTTTGTCCCTTGAAAATAATGCAATAGTTTTTTCACTGTGTTCCAATGTTCAATACATGCATTACTTTGGTATCGACCAAGCATACCTACTACATAAGCTATGTTTGGTCATGTGCAAACTTGAGCATACATGATACTCCCTATTGTAGAAGCATaaagaattttttctttttatttattttcaagatCATTTTTAAGACATTGAAGTTCACAAAATATGTCCCTTTTTCACAATCAGGGCAACACTGTTAGAATAATTTTGCATGTTTAATCTTTTAAGAACCTTTTCAATATAGTTCTTTTAGGATAATCCTAATAATACATGCGACCATTCTCGATGAATTTCAATGTCTATCACATAGGATGCTTCACTAAGATCTTTATATCAAAGTTCTTAGATAGAAATTATTTGGTCTCTTAAATCATTTCCATATTGTTGCTAGAAagcaacatatcatcaacatacaatacaataatatAAATCCTACTCCTACTGGTCTTAAGGTATATACATTGATCTATTAGATTCTCTTTAAAACCAAAAGTGATGAGAATTTCATGGAACTTAAGATACCATTGTCTAGAAGTCTACTTCAAACCATATATGAACTTCTTAAGTTTACATACCATATGTTCCTTGCTTTTATCCTGAAAACCCTAAGATTAATCCATATAAACCTCTTCATGCAAGTCACCATTCAAGACGGTagttttaacgtccatttgatgtaactctaaGTCAAAGTGAGTTACTAAACCCATGAATATTCTTACGAAATCTTTCTTGGAAACATGAGAAATGTTTCCTTATAGCcgattcctttttttttgagtttatcCTTTTGCAActaacctagccttgtatattttgttattgtccttagaatcatgtttggttttaaaaatccatttgtaaccaacaattttaatttgtttaggCAATTCTATAAGATCCCAaacttcattatctttcattgatttcaactcTTCTTTCATAGCATTAAGCCATGGAGTTGAATTTTCACTATTAATGGCTTAGTCATAAGaagtaaaatcattttccaagtTAAATCATAATCACACTCATTAAGATAAATTTCATAGTCATTTGATATAGCAagtcttttttctctttgtgaTCTACTTAAAGATACTTTTGCAGTTAGGACATTCTCACTTTCGTGATGAGAAGCCTCTTGAGTCACATCATATTCCATCATTAGTGTTGACACTTCATTAAAGGTAAGCTTTttaagcttagttcttccactaaaatcttcattttctaaaaacacatgtctaatttgaattattttagggccttgtttatgaaaataaaatctaaaaccttTTGATCTtggaataattattttggaaaatcaatTTGGATGCATAAAACATAATAGATATAAACActaaagaaatgataaaataatgatttattcTTACTTTGATCCATGATATCGATAACACTTTTGAAGTGAGCCTAAGTTACCttgtgaattgttttttatcaaGATCCTTAACTTACTACTATCATATAGTGGATGGATCACTTGTGGGGTATATGTTGTTAtaagtagaataaaaaaaaacataagaatgagagtgtgGCTTGGGACCTTACCTTTATAAAACTTttagtcttcccatcaaagactacatgagagttatactcattatttacaaaCAACATGTGCAAATTAATAGATAATGATGGGTTAATAACTTGAATGTATTCATGTAATTGCATTGGTCATATTTTTCCATCttcctccattactcataaactttatatacaaattaaatcTCATAATGATGAGGTTACAAAAATTGTAAcaccatatttatataaatgaaaattttctaacttcccatttataatttttgttttctatatatAAGTATCTTAAATGCTCAATCAATTTATTCAATTGATActcttaaataatatatatatcaatccattacacaatataattataaataaccacaaattataaaaaaaaaaaatgctaacaaTTTTCTCCACAACAATCTTTTAACTTCAGATAGTGATGCCACGACCTGTTTCAAGTACCTGCAAACAAGGATGGGGGCACAGGTGTGGTGAGTTTAATCACACCTTCACCAACGACTAACTCAATCAACAAAGAAAATGACCTTATGGGCGATATTAGGTCGGTCCATAGTTCACAAGATTGGGTTGGGCCGCCCAAGTGGCGTGGCCACTAACTGATTCGGGAGGTTGGACGAGTACCTCCAGCTTCcataaaggaaaaagagatgGTGTCGACATCTTTAATTTGGACGTGTGCTGGGCGGGGCCGCCCAGAAAATGACCTTATGGGCCATATTAGGTCGGTCCATAGTTCACAAGATTGGGTTGGGCCGCCCAAGTGGCGTGGCCACTAACTGATTCGAGAGGTTGGACAGGTACCAAGAGCTGCCATAAAGGAAGAAGAGAGATGGTTTTGTTGTTTTGTGCTTTTGTTCCTCTTCCATGCAGCTGTTTAAGCTCCAATTCGCGATTTGGGGTGCGGGTATGGCTGCCCGTAGGGAGAGAGATCAAGAACACCAGCGGTTTTGCATCAAGACACAAACACAGTTGCTGCTCATCAGGTTGAATTGTAAAATGAAGGGGCCTGGTCCCCTACTTCTCGGTATTTCCTATGAACCGATACCAACCATAACAGCATTGTCCGAAAAAACATGTGAAAAAACGTAGGCAGAGGCttcgataaaaatatgatttgaggTCCGGAATCCCTCCGATAATTACAAGTGCTTTGAACAATTTTTGCAATGGGAAAGGGAAATACAAAAAGGAGATTTAAATGTTGGGCGGGCCTTTGAAAGTTTCATTCCCAGGCTGCCAGCACAACTCAATGTAACTGTGGGTTGACtcaaatagagaaaatattcgGTTGTTGGCTCACCAAATCCTTGATTTCTCTCTCTGAGACGCACCACCACACTTCTAACAACATGCAAAAAATAGAGATGGTGGTGGAAGGTGACATGATACTGTCTTGACTGGTTGTGTTTTGTCTATAAGGGGATACTATTCTTGATGCAGACAGGAAGAAGAGCAAATGACCAAACAGAGCATGATAACAGGAATCAACTGAATACAACAACAAATCAATGATCAAAGTCATCCCCACAGTCCAGGGAACAAAGTGCAGTCCAGTGCAGTGCAGTGCAGTGTGATATGCTCTGGCTTGCACCAATTTGGCAACTTGCCAGCAGAGGgcaaatgatgaaaatgaaggcCATATGTATTTAGGATATACTCACCTCCTGGACCCAATTTATATCATGTTGTTTGACAGTGATGAACTCCCTCAGAAATTGGGGTTCCTCACTTTTTCCTTTAAGCATCTTCAAcagttccaaaaaaaaaaaaaaggtagaaaacgaaaatgaaagGAGATTAAAAAGCTGAAAGAGACATATAGGGAAAATTGATCCTATAGAAGGGAGATCGGGGGGTTATAATTACATGTTAGATGTGTGATATAGATTAATCAGCCGCCCTCGAGGGTATTTCTCTTACACTACAAAACTTAGCAGGCATGAGCCTTTCTTCATGCAGTGACCCAAAGATGGAACAGTCTCTATGCCCGCAACATCCTTCATTCAAATTTCTGCCCTAGCAATGTCATTCAAATTTCTGCTCTAACAACTTCATTTCAAATTTCTGCCCTAACAACTTTACTCTGTTGATTCAAGAGCTTCAGTAATCCTTCACCAAAAATTTCAACCTGCAACACAGAAATTTCTGTCATCCCTGATTAATGTGTTTTCATTAGGTGTCCAACTGACTCTACATTCAGAACTACGGATACACCATAATTTTGGTTAGTGTTCAAAGAGCAGTTGGCACTAACTATATGACAGACTGATTGGTGATCCTAGTTACCAACTTAGAaaagatccaaaaaaaaattgtagactTTCTGACATAGAAAGTTTACTTGGGATCAACTAATGTAGAATTTTCATATGAAGCAATATTAAATATCAGAATTCATGGCTCTCATTTCTCCTCATGAACTAAAGTGGCAgatcatgaaaagaaaaaggggaaagggGAGGTGTGGGGTGGGAAAGGGAGTAGGGGTTTGGGAGTGCTATTGCCACATTAATAAAACTAAGGACTCAGACAACAGAATCATGTTTGTCTTAGACCTTGGTGTGCCCAAGAGCTTATGTTAATTAAAAGAGAATAATCCCAAAGGAAAATAGAGACACTCATCCGGGTGATTTTCGCAGATCCATAACAAAAAAAGTATATAAGATAAATCACCTACCTGATCGGTGATTTTCGAGATTCTCAGTTCCTTTGCTGGTACTTGGCTTGCTCGTATTTTGCTGGCCCATTGCTTGATTCTGTAAGAGAAACATCGGGTTTCACTGTTAACCagtaaaacacaaaaacaaatggTGATGGCCCAATTAGCCTTTGAACATGTCAGTAGTTCAAGAAATCTAACTAACGATTTTGGTCCTAAACCAACCGAATTTTTGTATTTCCTTAAGCATGATAGGCTTCTATATGCACCCAAAATCATGGCCATGTAAGATAAAGATTGGGGATGTCATTTATGTTTGGTTAATGTCAGAAATATAATGTGGCGATAAGCAACATGATTTCTCACATGGCCTGACAAACAACTCACAGATAACGTAGGCAATGATACACTGCTATCAAATGTAGGCAACTCTACATTTAGACGGAAGATTAATTGTGTCATAAACACATCCAACCTTTGATCTAAGAATAAGCGAAGGTTGCCAAAATACCTGAGCTGGTAGCATTTGCATCTGCTGGAGGTACTGCAGATATGGATCTGCGAAATTGGGAACCCGTGGCTGGTTGGAACTTTGTGTGCCAAGTGAGTTCAGAACCGGATCCGACTGGTTGTTTGCTTGGATCCTAGATGAATCAGGTGCAGCCATGTGGGGCATGTGAAAGGCTGGCATAGGATATCTTTGACCCAAATGAGCTGCTGCAGCTGTTGTGGGCAAGGTTGAGCCACCTAAAACAGAGGGAAATGGCATCATTGGACGGTTCATACCCATCTCCATGCCCATGCCCATTCCCATCCCCATTTGTGGCATGTACTGCTGGACGCCAGGATACATCATAGGGACCATGCTGCATCCCATCGACATCATCTGcagaaattgattaaaatctaatatttgtAACAAACAATGCGTGAACTCATATAAGGATTCTTAAGTGAAGAAATAATTCCAAATTGTCTCATGCAATTGCCTTGTAGAATTCGGAGTTATGAATTATGAAGATTGGATGGAAGAATCTACATAAGCCAAGACGGGGATCAAGATTGTTTGCAGGAGTCCATAGAACATTATACAGCAATagcttatatttattattagtaataCTTTTACAACATCCCATACCATATACAAGTAGCTCATTATTCATCAGCTGTTTTTTTATGCCTCAACCCTTGGGTTTTGGTGATTAATCATGACAACTCGTGATAGGATCCAGAGTTcattaaattgaatttaggTTCCCCAACCTCCATTTTTGTATCAGCATTACATTGAGCTGCTGAAAATTATGACCAGTGCCCAACAGAATTCACTGTAACATCTAGACCTCATTTCAAAACTTGTTAAAGAAGCCTAGGCTAATTATGGTGGAAAACCAGCACTCTTCCTGCTCTTTTTTCACTCTGTAGTAAAGTAGAAAACATGTATTCCTCTCAATGATATATCAGTAGGAaagtaaggtggtgtttgtttttttacttaattctaaatagaaccttaatgcttaatagtattaaatattaggttgtttgtttttgtagtattttatttctattaagtattaaaaagtaaaaaaaaccattgtgttattttttctattcagaaaaaactacatattttggctttttctatttagtaaaaagtttatagtaagtcatgaaaaagtaaaaaaacaaacaacctaaattctaaaactaaatggttttcaacaaaaagccaaaaaaacaaacaccacctaagagaCTGATACTGCCCTGGTTCTAAGGCAGTAGATGATGGCATTCAAGAATCATCTCCTCCGCTTTGAGATCCCAATTTTTCATAGGTTGGCCTCATCGCTATCTTTAGACCAAAATGAATGATATGGCACCTTACACAACTGGCCCTCATGCAAGATTTGCGTGTATGCAacaatgcaaaaaaataaaaaaaaataaaaaaaaaattacctgaACTTGCAACTGAAGTgattttaagtactcaattgCTTCATCCAGCATCGAAGCTTTGTCAGACTGAAAttcagaaagaaaaagagaatgaatgTTAttggaaaacataaaaaaatcaatcccCACAAAAAGcagatgaataaaatatataaataaggtGACCTTGTTGCAACGAGGTATTAGTTCTTGCAAAGCCTTCATCTTTTCATTTATCCTGTCTCGACGTCTCTGCATGTGGTTGCAATATCAGACATTATGCACTACTAACCAAAAGAGACGCCAATCATCAACAAATTCAACAGTACAGTACTAGAAAAGACAGACCCTCTCAGACAGGTTGTGAACCTCCGCAGCACGGGATCTCTTTGCAGCCGCTGATCCACGGACTTGTTTCTTTGCATCAGCAGATTCAAACTCAACGTCCTTCAATTCGACAGAAAAGTATACAAAATCAACCCCAGAAGATAAAATGGCATTGCATTTAGGTGGAACAATACAATTAACTGCCTTCTGAATTTCACAAGggatcaattataaaatcagGCAACAGACCCTGTTGCTTGCTTCCATATTCGTACAAATAGTCTATTCAAATATTTCGAAACTCAATCCTCCAGCTATTaaccatttcaaaaaattaGGATTTTCAAATCCTTGCttgcaattattattttaaaataattattaaatttatatttatatatatagataataaacattcttaattttataaaaataaataaatatttatttttaaggcgGTGTGGATGGTAAGGGCGGTGGGAGTCTCGCGCCTTTCTCTCACAGTGCATATAGGAGCAAAATTGCACACACTCCCTAGTACCTAGTCCCTACTCCCTAGTCCGTATGATAATTTTCAGGTTTGATTGTCTGCGCTCTTGTCTACGCCGCTACAATCAATCTCCAATCATCATACATTAAATTGTGTAAAGTGTAAGTTACTTCTGCTACTCCCATCATACACGTGGCAATCCTATATGGATTAGCAGTTAATAGACGACCCCTTTTGATGCCACGTGTCCAACCAAGATGGTGAAAAATGGAGGGATCAGCCACTGTAATGCTAATGTGCGCCGGCATCACCGCACACCTTAGGCGGAAGAACACAGTGAACTCACCTCGCTCTGGTACTCGGTCGTGTCGTCGCCTTCTCTTCCCTTCCGTTTTCGATCGTCCGCCGGCGGTTTCATCGTCGGTTCGGCTCCGGCGCTGGCGCTGCCGCCGGACCCGGACCCTCCAGGAGATGACGTCATCGTGAGCTCAAATGTCGTATGTTCCCCGGCTGCTGACGTCGCGGCCTCAGTAGCACCGCCAATGGTCCCGTACCCGGAATTCGCTAACTCCGCCTTGCACCACTCGGCTGGGGAAGTCCTGGACTGCTGGCATACCCCCGGCGTATCGCTTGAGTCCACCACCGTCGATTCCATCCCCGCCGGCCTGCTTGAGCTCGGCTCTCCAGATTCGGCAGTCGATTTCCTCGGGAAATGCAGGAAGTTGTGAACCTTGGAGTCCAGCTCCGCCCTCCTCACAGGTGGAATCGGCGGCTTCGTCGCAGCAGGCCTCTCCTCAGGCTGACGGACATCCGGCGACAAATTAGGCCGCGCCGGAGGGGGAGAGGCATTAACACACGGCGTAGGATCGAGGAGATCAGCACAGAAATCATCGAGCGGGTAGTGAAGCCACGAAGCCATCTCATCTTCCTGCATGAAGAGCTGAGCGCTGGACTCATCCACCTGAGCTGATGACCGGATCTTGGACTGCTCCGGCGGAAGCACAGCATCTTGAATTGGAAATTTCGAAGGCTGGGATTTCTTGAAAGATCGCTGATTCTGGATCTGCATCACCACCTGACCATTCTGCCAGAGCAGCTCCATGATTTCATCATCCTCAACCCTAGTCCGTGGTTCAGTTACATTCACTCAGTCCCAATATCAcacaaaacaaagcaaaaaaaaggaaaaaaaaaaaaagaaagaaacggaAAGAAGAAAACATGCCTTACATAAAAAagccgaaaaaaaaaaaaaaaaaaacagagctcACATGGCCGCTGATTTCTTCGGTCTCGTCAAGGGAATCGCTTCCTCATCATCTACCTCAAAATCAGGTACGCAGTGATTCATGGTTACCAAACTGAAACTACaaatcaaatgaataaaaacacAACCACAAAGGGAGCTCAACAACAAAAATTGAACTCAATTAATCACTGTTGGAGAAGACCGACTTGGAAGTGACTATTGATTCAGAGGTTGAATCCACAGTCGAGAAAACAAAGCAGGAGTGAAGAAACCCTACAtgggaaatggaaaaaaattttgagagaagatGTTGAGGTTGGGCCTTGCTCTTCTTCGCTCGAATCGCTTTTGTATATTTGCAGAGCAGAGATAAGGTGTTTCTCTCTCCGAATAATACCAAAGCAAAAGACGAAGTAGATTTGACTCTTTGTACCCGACTCCATCCACGCCCTCCCCACGCTTTCACTTTTTTCCCTCTCCCCATTTTCCACTTTGgcatgaattaaaaaaataaaaataaaattaataatatttatgtattgtaccttaaaaatataaatttttatatatttattaacatattttattcatttaatatttaataaataagtagttAATAGAGTCCATGCTCTGGGGACAAGGACAGCATGTGGGTATGTGGAGAGTGGAGTCCATAAAGATAACCATATTTATGGTATCCAACCTTTTATATTCCTTTTTAGGTACCTTTACCATTTGGGATTTGGGTTAAGGTTCTAATCATTTCTATCTTCATCGTATgagatgaaaaggaaaaattattactttaactTAGTGGGGGGTTTTAaggattataaaaataataaatctaatcAAACCCCACATAAAATAATGAACAACAAAGGTCGTGTCACTTCGCTTTCGAGTGGAGAATGACAATTAACGATAAACTGTCCTCAAATGCAAAGCAACTTATAATTGGATGAGGGTCCAATGAGGCTGTCCCCACTAGTAATAAAAGGCTGCGAAAATCAcgcatttataaattaattattttttagtaggGGCGTGTTTGGGAGATAAAAATGAGAATGGTGAAGGACACGTGTGGTTACCAATAAAGTAAAAGGGGGAAAGGGGAAAGGGGAAAGGGGAAGAGTGGGAGAATGGGATGGTTCTCCGCCTGCTAAATTATCCAAATGGGTAATAGAATTTGTGGGATATGTCAGTGAAGAGAAGCGTCTGAGAGGAGTCTATGCATAGGCCTTTTGGTGTCATTGTGAAAAGGCCATGCACATTCCATGCACAATTacttcatggatgatatcatcTGTGGTTTACTGCACACGTCATCATCCGTATAACACTCTTGTTTATCCGTACGCTCTCCGTAACcatgacaaaaaaatatatatgtatacttttaaattttaatgtatCATGCCTTTGATTttcgaatatatatatatatatatataactggaaaataaaatttaaattaaattaattttacatataatttaatcaGATCAAAATGAGATAAAACAGTACTTGAAACTATTAAATTAAAGATCTATCAAGTACCCAATCTTATTATCATTCCTaagtataaaagaataaaactttGCATGTCTGTCTTACAAACGGTAATAAGATTTGACTTATTTGACTTATATTCTCACTAACACCATTTGAACCATTTGGTTGAtggttctatttatttttactatgtgtttaataataaattaatttttttatttgattgatattatatgttgtcatttttaattgaaattttatttaatcaatataTTTGAGGATAATTATAAACTTTTGAGTTCTTTTTAATAAAGGtgatatttttctcaaaattgaaagtttttattagtaaagtttaaaatatttctaaatattacTTAGTcaatttataacttttttcttatatatatataaatttagaaaattagtTGAAATGATTTATAAATTAGTATTTGGTAAGTgattcttttagaaaaatattattatttttctctttgtaacataatatcaaaagcactattatttatttatttaatttatgtcccaatgataaatgattttttgtagaaacatttctaataaaaatgctatggataaaagaaaaaattagaggTAGAGTCATGATttcaaaaagtaattttcattaaacATGAAACAATTTTTGCAAAGTTCAGGAGATGCAAAATTATCATTACTCCAATTTTAAGATTTTCTCTCAAagccaaaaataattttattagaatcaATAATGCACCAGGTAGATGATGATTGGTCAAAAGGgtcaaaaaccaaatattgcTAAAAGAGGATTAATTTAGATTTAGGGTATGTTGCCTCTTCAACCTGGCTCCAACATGGAGTCCCTCTTGGTCATAATTAGGTAACCCATGTCCTCCCATACCCTATATTTTAGAATAAGGGTTTGTCTCCAATGAAGGTGTCCTCATACTCCTTACCATACactctctcttttttatttatttatttttcatttatttggaaCATCGAATCCTTCCTTATATAAGTACAATCACTAGATCACGTATCATGCAAACTAACATATAAtttcacaaaaataattattaatcaaGGTACACTAATTAAAATCTatgaatcattttctttttattcatagGACAGGACCTTATACAGaactaaaatagaaatttaagaactattttttagaatagtttgttgtttttccaaaataaaaacatagaaattacgtaccaaaaattattttaagttcttaaaaatagaaaataaaatattttcaaataatatcttttaattattgttacttgtttttttaaggccattttaagaaataattatataaatatataaaataattaaaaataaaacaccggttataaaaatattaaaagcaagttaaaaatattttaagttttcaaacagacttttattttataaaaattagagaatagtttttaaaaattgcttttaaaaactatttttcaaaattattttcgaaaacagttaaCATAATCCTAAAGCTAAACAATTAACATTGacaatttgaaaatattcacATATTTAGAAtgaatttatgaatatttttatttaaaatacttttaataaaagtgttttttagaaacaattttgaaagaattatttatcaagtatttcttaaaatatatatatatatatatatatattatatattataaacaatctttcaattttttaaatatgttttctaaattttatcaaaggttcaattttctaaaaatatggCAGAACAGTCTCTTAATTAAGAATCAAATGAATAATCTTTGactattaaaagaaattaatacaattaaaatgataattagaGAGGTGATACACAAATAGGAATGACAACGGGGCGGGTTCAGGACGGGttgcccccatcccaaccccgccccgtttattaaaaacaatttccatcTTCGTCCCGTTTCCCATA
Above is a genomic segment from Vitis riparia cultivar Riparia Gloire de Montpellier isolate 1030 chromosome 7, EGFV_Vit.rip_1.0, whole genome shotgun sequence containing:
- the LOC117917525 gene encoding transcription factor PIF1-like isoform X1; the protein is MNHCVPDFEVDDEEAIPLTRPKKSAAMVEDDEIMELLWQNGQVVMQIQNQRSFKKSQPSKFPIQDAVLPPEQSKIRSSAQVDESSAQLFMQEDEMASWLHYPLDDFCADLLDPTPCVNASPPPARPNLSPDVRQPEERPAATKPPIPPVRRAELDSKVHNFLHFPRKSTAESGEPSSSRPAGMESTVVDSSDTPGVCQQSRTSPAEWCKAELANSGYGTIGGATEAATSAAGEHTTFELTMTSSPGGSGSGGSASAGAEPTMKPPADDRKRKGREGDDTTEYQSEDVEFESADAKKQVRGSAAAKRSRAAEVHNLSERRRRDRINEKMKALQELIPRCNKSDKASMLDEAIEYLKSLQLQVQMMSMGCSMVPMMYPGVQQYMPQMGMGMGMGMEMGMNRPMMPFPSVLGGSTLPTTAAAAHLGQRYPMPAFHMPHMAAPDSSRIQANNQSDPVLNSLGTQSSNQPRVPNFADPYLQYLQQMQMLPAQNQAMGQQNTSKPSTSKGTENLENHRSEISVLQVEIFGEGLLKLLNQQSKVVRAEI
- the LOC117917525 gene encoding transcription factor PIF1-like isoform X2 translates to MNHCVPDFEVDDEEAIPLTRPKKSAAMVEDDEIMELLWQNGQVVMQIQNQRSFKKSQPSKFPIQDAVLPPEQSKIRSSAQVDESSAQLFMQEDEMASWLHYPLDDFCADLLDPTPCVNASPPPARPNLSPDVRQPEERPAATKPPIPPVRRAELDSKVHNFLHFPRKSTAESGEPSSSRPAGMESTVVDSSDTPGVCQQSRTSPAEWCKAELANSGYGTIGGATEAATSAAGEHTTFELTMTSSPGGSGSGGSASAGAEPTMKPPADDRKRKGREGDDTTEYQSEDVEFESADAKKQVRGSAAAKRSRAAEVHNLSERRRRDRINEKMKALQELIPRCNKSDKASMLDEAIEYLKSLQLQVQMMSMGCSMVPMMYPGVQQYMPQMGMGMGMGMEMGMNRPMMPFPSVLGGSTLPTTAAAAHLGQRYPMPAFHMPHMAAPDSSRIQANNQSDPVLNSLGTQSSNQPRVPNFADPYLQYLQQMQMLPAQNQAMGQQNTSKPSTSKGTENLENHRSG
- the LOC117917525 gene encoding transcription factor PIF1-like isoform X3 codes for the protein MNHCVPDFEVDDEEAIPLTRPKKSAAMVEDDEIMELLWQNGQVVMQIQNQRSFKKSQPSKFPIQDAVLPPEQSKIRSSAQVDESSAQLFMQEDEMASWLHYPLDDFCADLLDPTPCVNASPPPARPNLSPDVRQPEERPAATKPPIPPVRRAELDSKVHNFLHFPRKSTAESGEPSSSRPAGMESTVVDSSDTPGVCQQSRTSPAEWCKAELANSGYGTIGGATEAATSAAGEHTTFELTMTSSPGGSGSGGSASAGAEPTMKPPADDRKRKGREGDDTTEYQSEDVEFESADAKKQVRGSAAAKRSRAAEVHNLSERRRRDRINEKMKALQELIPRCNKSDKASMLDEAIEYLKSLQLQVQMMSMGCSMVPMMYPGVQQYMPQMGMGMGMGMEMGMNRPMMPFPSVLGGSTLPTTAAAAHLGQRYPMPAFHMPHMAAPDSSRIQANNQSDPVLNSLGTQSSNQPRVPNFADPYLQYLQQMQMLPAQ